The proteins below come from a single Argentina anserina chromosome 1, drPotAnse1.1, whole genome shotgun sequence genomic window:
- the LOC126805130 gene encoding peptidyl-prolyl cis-trans isomerase CYP40-like yields the protein MVRPRCYLDIAIGGELEGRIVIELYNDVVPKTAENFRALCTGEKGISPTTGLPLHYKGVGFHRVIKAFMIQGGDIDGSGGESVYGRNFEDESFELKHERKGTVSMANTGPDSNGSQFLITTTRTPHLDGKHVVFGRVVKGMGVARSIEHVTTKDDGEHAPTQEVLIADCGELEEGDDDGVCNFFKDGDVYPDWPVDLDEKHDEVSWWVVAVNAIKALGNEQFKKQDYKMALRKYRKALRYLDVCWELEDINENNSSSLRQTKSQILTNSSACRLKLGDLEGALLDTDFALRDWEDNVKAMFRQGQTYMALNDIDSAVESFKKALELEPNDGGIKKELQIAKKKVADRSDREKKAYSRMFNQ from the exons ATGGTGAGACCTCGTTGCTACCTGGACATCGCCATAGGAGGCGAGCTCGAAGGAAGAATCGTCATCGAGCTCTACAATGACGTCGTCCCGAAAACCGCGGAGAATTTCCGCGCCCTCTGCACCGGTGAGAAGGGCATTTCCCCAACCACCGGCCTCCCTCTCCATTACAAG GGTGTTGGATTCCACCGCGTTATCAAGGCGTTTATGATCCAAGGCGGCGACATTGACGGGAGCGGCGGGGAGTCGGTTTACGGGCGGAATTTCGAGGATGAGAGCTTTGAGTTGAAGCACGAGAGGAAGGGGACGGTGTCGATGGCGAACACCGGGCCGGACAGTAACGGCTCGCAGTTCCTCATCACGACTACCAGGACTCCGCACTTGGATGGGAAGCATGTGGTGTTTGGGAGAGTGGTGAAGGGAATGGGAGTGGCCAGGTCGATTGAGCATGTCACTACTAAAGATGATGGGGAGCATGCGCCCACTCAGGAGGTTCTGATTGCGGATTGTGGGGAGCTGGAAGAGGGGGATGACGACGGGGTGTGTAATTTCTTCAAGGATGGGGATGTGTATCCGGATTGGCCGGTTGATCTCGATGAGAAGCATGACGAGGTTTCGTGGTGGGTTGTGGCGGTGAATGCGATTAAGGCGCTTGGAAATGAGCAGTTTAAG AAGCAGGACTATAAGATGGCGCTTAGGAAGTATCGCAAGGCTTTGAGGTACCTGGATGTGTGCTGGGAGCTGGAGGATATCAATGAGA ACAACAGCTCCTCTTTGAGGCAGACAAAGTCCCAGATATTAACTAATAGCTCT gcTTGTAGATTGAAATTAGGAGACCTAGAAGGAGCATTGTTGGACACAGACTTTGCATTGCGTGATTGGGAGGACAATGTGAAGGCTATGTTTCGCCAAGGCCAG ACATATATGGCACTAAATGACATTGACTCTGCTGTTGAAAGCTTCAAGAAGGCACTGGAATTGGAACCAAATGATG GGGGAATTAAGAAAGAGCTTCAGATTGCTAAAAAGAAG GTTGCTGATAGGAGTGATAGAGAAAAGAAAGCCTACTCTAGAATGTTCAACCAATGA